In Candidatus Nanoarchaeia archaeon, the following proteins share a genomic window:
- a CDS encoding multiprotein bridging factor aMBF1, protein MGTCDLCGRESELYRARVEETLLSVCKACSSYGKVMSQPSKPLKAVTRPKKPEPVESVVQNCGELVRMAREKKGMSQKEFSRKINEKESVLHHIETGRFIPPVQLGRKIELALGIRLVTVEKDEGQPEKADRRSDTFTLGDFIKVRR, encoded by the coding sequence ATGGGAACCTGCGACCTGTGCGGGAGGGAGTCTGAGCTGTATCGGGCGAGGGTTGAGGAGACGCTGCTTTCTGTATGCAAGGCCTGTTCGTCCTACGGAAAAGTGATGAGCCAACCGTCAAAGCCGCTGAAAGCAGTTACGCGGCCGAAGAAGCCTGAGCCTGTTGAGTCTGTTGTCCAGAACTGCGGAGAACTTGTGCGGATGGCAAGGGAAAAAAAAGGGATGAGCCAGAAGGAGTTCAGCAGAAAGATCAATGAAAAAGAGTCTGTGCTGCACCACATCGAGACTGGAAGATTTATTCCTCCTGTGCAGCTCGGAAGAAAGATTGAGCTGGCACTTGGCATCAGGCTTGTGACGGTTGAGAAAGACGAAGGGCAGCCTGAAAAGGCAGACAGAAGGAGCGACACCTTTACGCTAGGCGACTTTATCAAGGTCAGGAGATGA
- a CDS encoding glycosyltransferase family 2 protein, which yields MQTIIFVLSFVSLYIAVLTLSFLYLSESPKAERKESGSVTIAVPCHNEEKRIESCLFSLLALEYPEEKIIILVVDDGSTDKTAAIASSFIKKHPRSDIRLIRQSQMGKASALNTALASTKTEFFGVLDADSLVDKAALKELLPHFSDTTAAVITALKVHKPRNIYEKVQHIEYILAILIRRIMSALNTLHITPGVLSVYRTHILKDLGGFDASNITEDFEIALRIKYNGYDIKLAPESITYTAVPRTFKSLWRQRIRWFRGFITNYLSYKDMFFNRKYGLTGYYQLPVGVISIPLFLFMLSLGVVTLASDIFEDTLRTLTIQGYFFEKFLEIPTLDSLLYGQNFKILIPVFIISSIGVLFFIVAHRQIKEKIINPFAILMYFSVYPFLTGIHWIMAISHELVRSKRKW from the coding sequence ATGCAAACCATAATCTTTGTCCTCTCTTTTGTCTCTCTCTATATTGCTGTTCTCACACTAAGCTTCCTGTACCTCTCGGAAAGCCCAAAAGCAGAGAGAAAGGAGAGCGGCTCAGTAACGATTGCAGTGCCATGCCATAATGAAGAAAAGCGCATCGAATCCTGCCTTTTCTCGCTGCTGGCCCTTGAGTATCCTGAAGAAAAGATTATCATCCTCGTGGTTGATGATGGAAGCACAGACAAAACAGCAGCTATTGCCAGCTCATTCATAAAAAAGCATCCTCGCTCAGATATTCGGCTGATCCGGCAGAGCCAGATGGGAAAAGCCAGCGCCCTCAATACAGCATTGGCATCCACGAAAACAGAATTCTTTGGAGTCCTTGATGCAGATTCCCTGGTTGATAAGGCTGCATTAAAAGAGCTTCTTCCGCATTTTTCAGATACGACTGCGGCAGTCATTACCGCTTTGAAGGTCCACAAGCCAAGGAACATCTATGAAAAGGTCCAGCATATTGAATATATCCTTGCAATCCTCATCCGCAGGATCATGTCAGCTTTGAACACGCTCCATATCACTCCCGGTGTCCTGAGCGTCTACCGCACCCATATCCTCAAAGACCTTGGCGGATTTGATGCATCAAACATAACTGAAGATTTCGAGATAGCCCTGAGGATAAAGTACAACGGCTATGATATCAAGCTTGCCCCGGAAAGCATAACCTATACTGCAGTTCCCAGAACCTTTAAATCTCTCTGGAGGCAGCGCATCCGCTGGTTTCGGGGCTTTATCACGAATTACCTCTCCTACAAAGACATGTTCTTCAACAGGAAGTATGGACTGACAGGCTACTACCAGCTGCCGGTTGGCGTAATCTCAATCCCTCTCTTCCTCTTCATGCTGTCTCTTGGTGTTGTAACCCTTGCAAGCGATATTTTTGAGGATACCCTCCGCACCTTAACGATACAAGGGTATTTTTTTGAGAAATTCCTCGAAATCCCGACACTCGATAGCCTGCTCTATGGCCAGAACTTTAAGATTCTGATTCCGGTCTTTATCATCTCCTCGATAGGCGTCCTCTTTTTTATTGTCGCTCACCGCCAGATAAAGGAAAAGATTATCAACCCATTCGCCATACTCATGTATTTTTCAGTCTATCCCTTCCTTACGGGGATCCACTGGATCATGGCAATATCGCACGAGCTTGTGCGGTCAAAAAGGAAATGGTAA